The DNA segment GCTGAAGCCGCCGCTTTCCACCACCATGACGAAGATGCGCAGCAGTTGCAGGTCGAGGTCGTGGAGCTGGCTGAGCATGTCGGCACCAAACATTGATAGTTATAGATGCCAAAGTAGAACACTTCATATTTATCCAAAGCAAAGCCCGGCGCAGCATGGCCCCACCTGCAACCCCCCCAGGAGCCCATCATGCGTTGTCCCTTGTTGCTTGCCGCCCTGTTCGCCTGCGCCTTGCCCGTACAGGCCGAAGACAAGGCGCTGAACCTCTACAGCTGGTCGGCCTACATCCCCGAGAAGGCCCTGCAAGGCTTCAAGACTGAGACCGGCATCGACGTCAAATACGACATCTTCGACAGCGCCGAGGCCCTCGACGCCAAGCTGCTCACCGGTGGCAGTGGTTATGACGTGGTCTTCCCCGCCAGCAGCGGCCTGGCCCGCGCCATCCAGGCCAAGGCGGTGCAGCCCGTGCAACGCGAGCGCCTGAAGAACTTCGCCAACCTCGATGCCGAGCTGCTCGCCAAGCTGGCCACCGTCGACCCCGACAATCGTTTCGGCGTGCCCTACACCTGGGGCACCGTGGGCCTGGGTATCAACAGGGAAGCGGTGGCCAAGCGCGTTCCCGATGCGCCGCTGAACAGCCTCGACCTGCTGTTCAAGCCGGAATACGCCAGCCTTCTCAAGGACTGCGGCATTGCCGTGATCGACTCGCCGCAGGAGGTGATCAGCGTCGCCCTGCATTACCT comes from the Pseudomonas sp. TCU-HL1 genome and includes:
- a CDS encoding polyamine ABC transporter substrate-binding protein; this encodes MRCPLLLAALFACALPVQAEDKALNLYSWSAYIPEKALQGFKTETGIDVKYDIFDSAEALDAKLLTGGSGYDVVFPASSGLARAIQAKAVQPVQRERLKNFANLDAELLAKLATVDPDNRFGVPYTWGTVGLGINREAVAKRVPDAPLNSLDLLFKPEYASLLKDCGIAVIDSPQEVISVALHYLGKAPYSTDKADLKAVQELFAQLQPNVRYVGAGKHINDLAKGEICLALTYNGDAAIAADQARQAKMPFEVIYRIPREGTLIWFDTMVIPSDAPHPEAAHAFIDYMLRPEAIAELTNSQFFANANKAATPLLAPEVAGDPDIYPSKDVRDRLFGEQIQSLKDQRARTRLWTSFRTQY